A single region of the Pseudomonadota bacterium genome encodes:
- the rpmI gene encoding 50S ribosomal protein L35 — MPKLKTHRGLAKRVKVTARGKIKRAKAFHSHLLSSKTPKMKRRLSKSDTIHPSDMKRIKSLIPYL; from the coding sequence ATGCCAAAGTTAAAGACACACAGGGGTTTAGCGAAAAGGGTTAAGGTAACTGCAAGGGGTAAAATAAAAAGGGCTAAGGCCTTTCACAGCCACCTCCTTTCTTCTAAAACACCAAAGATGAAGAGAAGATTATCGAAATCTGATACAATTCATCCCTCTGATATGAAAAGGATAAAGTCATTAATACCTTACTTATAA